From a single Apium graveolens cultivar Ventura chromosome 2, ASM990537v1, whole genome shotgun sequence genomic region:
- the LOC141689441 gene encoding uncharacterized protein LOC141689441, whose translation MAASSSTTQTTYDVSSIYYIHPSDASTMQLVSVKFNGTNYNNWKRSMLLILTAKNKLGLVNGTLTMPDIIATDHTAWERCNSLVISWILYNLDEIIAKSGNQSVSDFYTQIKTIWDAIDDVNPFPTCACTTCVCDLGEKFLKKQQEHCLLQFLLKLNDKFSAVRGHILLMVPLPTVSQAYGLIAQEENHRDLSQSSSNNENMVFVADRRNYSQNQNQKPYGYQHSSQPYQYGYQHSS comes from the exons ATGGCGGCATCTTCATCTACTACACAAACTACTTACGATGTGTCAAGTATCTATTATATTCATCCATCTGATGCATCTACTATGCAACTTGTTTCGGTAAAATTTAACGGAACGAATTATAATAACTGGAAAAGATCGATGCTGTTGATTCTAACTGCCAAGAACAAATTAGGTCTTGTGAATGGAACTTTGACTATGCCTGATATAATTGCTACTGATCATACTGCTTGGGAGCGCTGCAATTCACTTGTTATATCATGGATCTTgtataatcttgatgaaataattGCTAAAAGT GGTAATCAATCAGTTTCTGATTTTTACACTCAAATTAAGACTATTTGGGATGCAATTGATGATGTGAATCCGTTTCCTACTTGTGCTTGTACTACATGTGTTTGTGATCTGGGAGAGAAGTTCTTGAAGAAGCAACAAGAACATTGTTTACTACAATTTTTACTGAAGCTTAATGATAAATTCAGTGCTGTTCGAGGTCACATTTTACTCATGGTTCCTCTCCCTACTGTTTCTCAAGCTTATGGACTCATAGCACAAGAGGAAAATCATAGAGATTTGTCTCAGTCATCTTCGAACAATGAAAATATGGTGTTTGTTGCTGACAGAAGGAATTATTCTCAGAATCAAAACCAGAAACCATATGGTTATCAACATTCTTCACAGCCTTACCAGTATGGTTATCAACATTCTTCATAG
- the LOC141689433 gene encoding uncharacterized protein LOC141689433: MSCLSWNCQGMGPPWKFQFLQDVVRQERPTIVFLCETLSNKERMEWVRTRLGFQGMIVVEANGRSGGLSLLWKETNQVELLSLSKYHIDVVVNVAGLQSWRLTSFYGEPNRNMRRKTWDLLKNLARDSNLPWCVMGDWNNIIAQTDKKGGAPYPQWLLDGFNEVLAEIGLNDLKLYGHQYTWEKGRGTEAWLEIRLDRAMATGDWFELFPLARLYNLEGTPSDHSPIFMMPTNRSSMGGKKRFRFENAWLTEPCVNTLSVIHGRQKGMVPYCRRSQNQEGAWVDWQNGLQNHITQFYTDLFTAAHTNHVEVIDAVSQSISQTHNRELLQEVTKDESFFCSGEILQGLNETNIILIPKKKNPTKVITKVLANRMKDMLEKVVSESQSAFIPGRLISDNIMVSYEIMHYLKKKKIGKDGYMALKLDMSKAYDRVEWEFLKAIMRKMGFSDWRVHLVLKCVTAVSYSIVHGEHEMGPIYPSRGIRQGDPLSPYLFIICTEGLSSLIRKYEAKQWIRGIKICRKAPTISHMFFADDSYFYCKAGTKEARKVLELLEVYEHASGQKVNKAKSSIFFSTNVIQYNKEEICFLMQMPEANEHSMYLGLPNLLGRNKSALLGYLKERVNAKIKTWDGKFISRGGKEILVKSVVQAFPSYAMNVFLLPLEITRDIEKSISKFWWNSSQSSASKINWMSWERMAKYKIAGGMGFRNFRDFNIAMLGKQGWRFITNPSSLVSRLYKEKYFADTEFIHAKVGNNPSFIWRSIVEAKQLLIAGIRWRIGRGDNIQVLDQPWLMEEDNPFVTTSSQSLEDKTVKDFLIAGKNQWDVNLVREHFNERDQGCILNISLNSSSSEDMIYWRFEESGLYSVKSAHKHLQVQKRQWTIEDNSSIWKKLWRIKAPPKALNLIWRALSQCLPTMSQLQAKHVPVQSNCPVCKSATETIMHSLVNCPIARQYWLIVLPGKQWDAHMEFMRWIKMVFDSENNSKCAQVFMVCWTIWRARNDLVWNHKYTRVGRIVAEAKQHLTQWNIAQSRLSQASLQPAVEGDGASVWAHPLPNIVKVSVDVVVFEDRDAVGFGLIARGSDGRLITAKSIVHPHLVSPVTAEAMAIKEALSWIDVMQWPHITVESDCLVVIQAIRSNTPMRSYFGVIIEECRSLLKRFHKVSLFFVKRSANMVAHQLARESYDYPGCSFDRRSVPVNVQNCIEMDLK, translated from the exons ATGAGTTGCTTAAGTTGGAACTGCCAAGGTATGGGGCCACCTTGGAAATTTCAGTTCCTTCAAGACGTAGTTCGTCAAGAAAGGCCTACGATAGTGTTTTTATGTGAAACTTTGAGTAATAAAGAAAGAATGGAGTGGGTTCGTACTAGACTTGGTTTTCAAGGGATGATTGTTGTAGAAGCTAATGGTCGAAGTGGGGGCTTATCTTTGCTGTGGAAAGAAACAAATCAGGTAGAACTTCTGAGTCTTTCGAAGTATCATATTGATGTTGTAGTGAATGTTGCTGGTTTGCAGTCGTGGAGATTAACAAGTTTCTATGGTGAACCGAATAGAAATATGAGAAGGAAAACGTGGGATTTGCTAAAAAATTTAGCAAGAGATTCTAACTTACCATGGTGTGTTATGGGTGATTGGAACAACATTATAGCTCAAACAGACAAGAAAGGAGGAGCTCCATACCCTCAGTGGCTACTTGATGGGTTTAATGAAGTGCTTGCAGAAATAGGCTTAAATGACTTGAAGTTATACGGTCATCAGTATACGTGGGAAAAAGGGAGGGGCACTGAGGCTTGGTTAGAAATCAGACTAGACAGAGCAATGGCAACAGGAGATTGGTTTGAGTTGTTTCCGTTGGCAAGATTGTACAACCTGGAAGGTACTCCTTCAGACCACAGCCCCATATTTATGATGCCAACAAACAGGAGTTCGATGGGGGGTAAAAAACGGTTTCGGTTCGAGAATGCGTGGCTTACAGAGCCTTGTGTAAATACATTGTCAGTGATACATGGGAGGCAGAAGGGGATGGTACCATATTGCCGAAG GTCACAAAATCAGGAGGGTGCTTGGGTTGATTGGCAGAATGGTTTGCAGAATCATATTACACAGTTTTATACAGACTTGTTTACAGCTGCTCATACGAACCACGTGGAGGTAATTGATGCTGTCTCTCAATCTATTTCACAGACTCATAACAGGGAGCTGTTACAGGAGGTTACCAAGGATGAA TCATTTTTCTGCAGTGGTGAGATTTTGCAAGGTCTAAATGAAACAAACATTATTCTAATCCCAAAAAAGAAAAATCCTACTAAG GTAATTACTAAGGTATTGGCTAATAGGATGAAAGACATGTTGGAGAAGGTGGTTTCTGAGTCACAAAGTGCTTTTATCCCGGGGCGACTAATTTCTGACAATATCATGGTTTCCTATGAAATAATGCACTActtgaagaaaaagaaaattggAAAAGATGGATATATGGCGCTAAAACTTGATATGAGCAAGGCGTATGATCGGGTCGAGTGGGAGTTCTTGAAGGCAATTATGAGGAAGATGGGATTTTCTGATTGGCGGGTGCATTTAGTTTTGAAATGTGTGACTGCAGTATCTTATTCGATTGTGCATGGTGAGCATGAGATGGGGCCTATTTATCCAAGTAGAGGGATTAGACAAGGTGACCCCCTTTCACCTTATCTATTCATTATATGTACTGAAGGCCTGTCTTCTTTGATTCGAAAATACGAAGCTAAGCAGTGGATTCGTGGGATCAAAATATGTCGGAAAGCTCCAACTATATCACATATGTTCTTCGCTGATGATAGTTACTTCTACTGTAAAGCTGGTACGAAAGAGGCTCGAAAAGTGTTGGAGCTATTGGAGGTCTATGAGCACGCTTCAGGACAGAAGGTGAACAAAGCAAAATCATCTATATTTTTCAGTACAAATGTGATTCAGTACAATAAGGAGGAAATTTGTTTTTTGATGCAAATGCCTGAGGCAAATGAGCACAGTATGTATTTGGGGCTACCTAATCTTCTGGGTCGAAACAAATCTGCATTGCTAGGATATTTGAAAGAAAGAGTTAATGCAAAAATAAAAACCTGGGATGGTAAATTTATATCGCGTGGAGGAAAGGAAATTTTGGTTAAGTCTGTTGTTCAGGCATTCCCTTCTTATGCTATGAACGTGTTCTTACTTCCATTGGAGATTACTAGAGACATCGAAAAAAGTATTTCCAAATTCTGGTGGAATTCATCACAGTCTAGTGCTTCAAAGATCAATTGGATGTCTTGGGAACGTATGGCGAAATATAAAATAGCAGGAGGTATGGGCTTCAGAAATTTTAGAGATTTTAATATCGCAATGCTAGGAAAACAAGGTTGGCGTTTCATTACAAATCCTAGCAGCCTAGTCTCCAGGTTGTACAAGGAAAAATACTTTGCAGATACTGAGTTTATCCATGCTAAAGTTGGCAACAACCCAAGTTTCATTTGGAGGAGTATAGTCGAAGCCAAACAACTGTTAATTGCAGGTATCAGATGGAGAATAGGACGGGGAGACAACATTCAGGTTCTGGATCAACCTTGGTTAATGGAGGAGGACAATCCGTTTGTTACGACCAGTTCCCAGTCACTTGAAGATAAAACAGTGAAGGACTTCCTGATTGCAGGGAAAAATCAGTGGGATGTAAATCTGGTTCGCGAACATTTTAATGAAAGGGATCAAGGGTGCATCTTAAACATTAGTCTGAATAGTTCGAGCAGTGAGGACATGATTTACTGGAGGTTCGAGGAATCAGGGTTGTACTCTGTAAAGAGTGCACATAAACATCTGCAAGTTCAGAAAAGACAGTGGACCATAGAGGACAATAGCAGTATCTGGAAGAAGTTGTGGCGGATCAAAGCTCCCCCCAAGGCCCTCAATTTGATATGGCGGGCTTTGTCTCAGTGCCTTCCAACGATGTCACAGCTTCAAGCTAAACATGTGCCAGTGCAAAGTAACTGTCCGGTTTGTAAGTCTGCAACTGAAACCATCATGCACAGTTTAGTAAATTGTCCTATTGCAAGGCAATATTGGCTTATTGTTTTGCCAGGTAAACAGTGGGATGCTCATATGGAATTCATGAGGTGGATAAAAATGGTTTTTGATTCAGAAAACAATTCGAAGTGTGCTCAGGTGTTCATGGTCTGTTGGACCATCTGGAGAGCTAGAAATGATTTAGTCTGGAACCATAAGTATACAAGAGTTGGAAGAATAGTTGCAGAAGCAAAGCAACACCTTACACAGTGGAATATTGCCCAGAGTAGGTTGTCACAGGCCAGTCTCCAGCCAGCTGTTGAAGGAGATGGTGCATCCGTTTGGGCTCACCCTTTACCAAACATAGTTAAGGTGTCCGTTGATGTAGTTGTTTTTGAAGACCGAGATGCAGTTGGTTTTGGATTGATAGCGCGAGGATCAGATGGCCGGCTTATCACAGCCAAGTCCATAGTGCACCCCCATTTGGTGTCTCCAGTCACAGCGGAGGCAATGGCAATAAAGGAAGCTTTAAGCTGGATTGATGTTATGCAGTGGCCTCATATTACGGTGGAGTCAGACTGTTTGGTGGTAATCCAGGCCATTCGTAGTAATACTCCAATGAGGTCGTATTTTGGAGTAATTATTGAGGAGTGTCGTAGCTTATTGAAACGATTTCACAAAGTTTCTTTGTTTTTTGTTAAACGATCTGCGAATATGGTTGCTCATCAGTTAGCTAGAGAATCATATGATTACCCAGGTTGTAGCTTTGACAGGAGGTCTGTTCCTGTTAATGTTCAAAATTGTATTGAGATGGATTTGAAGTAA